From Selenomonas sp. AB3002, one genomic window encodes:
- a CDS encoding glycosyltransferase family 9 protein has protein sequence MLKEYRNILVINLMHLGDLMLVTPVLRTLRANYPQARITLLADKKLRDLVEYNPHLDECLLLDKKGEDNHPLAFCKFIMKVRARHYDLVINLHRNERASALAAFSGGGQIVGYAKPGFSLLFDGVMANEHFIKHQVEAHFDVLRKFLGVEKIDDAGLEMTIPEAAQHKADRLWQETFTQEAKVVAFNIGASWLTKRWIKEYFAQCADRLIKRGYHVAFFGGPMDIDLVESCIDDMEERESDHLKVFTGKVSLGVLAGLLRRCCLFLTTDSGPMHVGVAMNVPIVTMFGSSPVTGFYPYDGKDVLVKTPEACHPCRIHECPKEGAEHMACMKNIPVETVMEYVDELLEKFGGAPAYKLPLHPGDYKCRVIDLGNGIAPS, from the coding sequence ATGCTGAAAGAGTACAGGAATATTCTGGTCATCAATTTGATGCACCTGGGGGATCTGATGCTGGTAACGCCAGTGCTCCGCACCCTCAGGGCCAACTATCCTCAGGCCAGGATTACCCTGCTGGCGGACAAGAAGCTCAGGGATCTGGTGGAGTACAATCCCCACCTGGATGAGTGCCTGCTGCTGGATAAAAAAGGGGAGGACAATCACCCGCTTGCCTTCTGCAAGTTCATCATGAAAGTGCGGGCCAGGCATTATGACCTGGTCATCAACCTGCACCGCAACGAGAGGGCTTCGGCCTTGGCCGCCTTTTCCGGGGGCGGGCAGATAGTGGGTTATGCCAAGCCGGGGTTCTCCCTGTTGTTTGACGGGGTTATGGCCAATGAGCACTTCATCAAGCATCAGGTGGAGGCCCATTTTGATGTGCTGAGGAAGTTCCTGGGAGTCGAAAAGATCGACGATGCGGGGCTGGAAATGACTATCCCCGAAGCGGCACAGCACAAGGCTGACCGCCTCTGGCAGGAGACTTTCACCCAAGAGGCCAAGGTAGTTGCTTTCAACATTGGCGCCAGCTGGCTTACTAAGCGGTGGATCAAGGAATATTTTGCCCAGTGCGCTGACCGCCTGATAAAGCGGGGCTATCATGTGGCCTTCTTTGGTGGTCCCATGGATATAGATTTGGTGGAAAGCTGTATTGACGATATGGAGGAAAGAGAAAGCGATCACCTCAAGGTCTTCACCGGCAAGGTGAGCCTGGGGGTGCTGGCAGGGCTGCTCAGGCGTTGCTGTCTCTTCCTCACTACTGATTCCGGCCCCATGCACGTGGGGGTGGCCATGAATGTGCCCATTGTCACCATGTTTGGTTCTTCTCCTGTGACAGGTTTCTACCCCTATGATGGCAAGGATGTTTTGGTGAAGACCCCGGAAGCCTGCCACCCCTGCCGTATTCACGAGTGCCCCAAGGAGGGGGCGGAGCATATGGCCTGCATGAAGAACATTCCCGTGGAGACAGTGATGGAATATGTGGATGAGCTGCTGGAGAAATTCGGCGGGGCGCCTGCCTATAAGCTGCCCCTTCACCCCGGAGATTACAAATGCCGGGTCATAGATTTGGGAAATGGTATTGCTCCCTCGTAA